GcctccctaaccctaaccctagattTTGGTGGGGGGACGATGCGGAACTGATGGACGGGAAGGATGCAGATTTATGTTTTTTTTTAAAGGAGTTCTTATTTATTTTTGATTTTGACGCAAATGCGAGAGCAACTAGTTAGGGAGCCACACAATCTCTCAGCCACccgcctcttggaaacgaaaaaaaatgttttttgttgtttttccttttgagagaggcacggttttgcttccgcgagagcacAGTTGTGCTTCCACCGTGCCTCTCGGAATCtaaaaaggaaaaatgtgttttctgtttttttttcttccgccagaggcacggttttgcttccgcgagaggcatggttgtgctttcacgagaggcacggccgtgcctcctcggaaacggaaaaaacacattttctcttcttctattttttccttgcgcgagaggcatggttttgctttcgcgatGGACAGATAAGATGAATTGCCACTTAAAAATAACAGAGTACACAATAATAGTCCAAAAAAAGAAAGACATACAAGGAGAAATGACAATGCATTGGAATATATTGATGAAGGAAACTGTTGCACCTTCAATATTAATGTAAACGTAATTGCATCATATACTTGATCTGGCTTAAGATGGTAACCGGACATCACGCTCTTCAGCTAACTTGTCATCGAAGTGTTGTCTTTTTGTTTTTGTGACAATAAAAAAGAAGGCTCATCCCTAGAATCAGGAGGAAGATTCACATGATAAGACCAGCAAGGCTAATACTACAGGAGTTTTACCTAATGGCATTCTCATGGAGGGAGAATGGCTTTTCACTGGCCCAGTATCCAGTTACACGATATACTAAGTACACGCTATCTGAAACAAAAGGATTCTAGATAACAGAAACAGCCAAAAATGTGTGCCCTGATTGACCCACAAGTAACCCAAGTACCCAACGAAACACATTCGAAGACTTTTTGCCAACAGAAAAAATTATGTATAAAGGGCTTCGTATATATCATCTAAATGCATGAGACATTTGCTCCGGTACAGAAAACAGAGGACAACATAATTTTTATACTGTAAAAGAGCAATCAAAATAGTGTGGTTCCTAGAATTCTCTTCAAAATAGCCTACATTTGAACTCCCAAGGGCAACTACATGGCGGAAGTACCAAAGCTATtattgatgtactccctccgtttccaaacatAAAACGTCTTATGTTTAGAAACTGAGTACAGTGAAGTGCACCTACACAATAGGAGCGGCTCTTGAACAGCCTAACAGAAGATTCATGGCAACAATGTATTAAATGATTCAGttagttaatactccctccgtccgaaaaaacttgtccctcaaatggatgtatctagcatcaagttagtgctagatacacccATTTGAGGGACAAattttttcggacagagggagtattacctCCATCCCAAATTAGTTGTCCTAGATGTGTCTAGATacgaaatgtactccctccgtaaattaatataagagcgtttagatcactaaaatacggAGGGAGAGTATCTAACGCTAGAACGTGTCTAGATATATATCTAGAGAAACAAATCTAAGACAACTAATTCAGGACGGAGGGTGTATATATTATTATTATAACACAGCGAGACTAGAGATTCATGATGCAAAATAGCAAAATTGGAATCTTGAGGCTGGAGCAAAGCAGCAGAGCATAACATAGGGCAAACAACCCTGATTAGTAGAGCAGTATGGGTCTAGAAGTCGTTGGGCAGAGATATGCTAATGATACAGTAGTTATTATATGTATTGCATCATACAGTCAGATAAACGAGCAAAATTAAGTGCTACGGTACCATATGCAACAGAAAGCTAAGCAAAGGCAACCCAGCTAGGTGGGAATCATAGCGTTTGAATATTAAGAGAGCTTCTTCTAGTTACCTGTTGGCCTTTCAAGGTATTTGCAGAAGACAGTTGGAAGTGGGGAGGTATCAGGAAGGTGGTTATGGCGATGTTCCGCACCCAGAGAGACACATGACAGCAGATGTGCATTGTTGCCAACCATGATATTCCACCCATCACCATCAAACTCCTCCTCTGTTAACAGGCAGCAAAGAACATTCGGGTCATCCAAGCTGATGGTTGGGAACTCAGGAAGACGCTGATCTATGTGCAGATCTAGGTAGCCAGGTTGCGCCCAGAGAGAATCCAGGTTGATCACATGATGTAGCTTCCACTCGAACTTGTTGGAGTCCAACGTCCAAACGGTGATTTCCTGGGTAGGCCGCTTCTGCTGGCCTCGGCTTTTTCTCGCAGGAGGCGGCCCATGGAAGTCATTGTCAATGTGCACAAAGCACAGCATGCCTTGGCTGATGGACACACTTCGGAATCTGTCAGGGAAGCGCCTTTCAACCCGTTCCTCATCAGAGAAATCATTTCTCCCAGGGAAAGGCACAAAGCGGAGCACTGGGGACAAGTCTTGTATCGCGAAGTCACATAGCAGAACACCACTCATGTAGTCAATACAGCACAGGAAACGGCCGGCAAAAGCAAGCAGATTGTCGGTTGACCAGAGGTTGGGGAACTGGCCGCCATTGCTCTGGTCCTGCGGCTGAGGGGCAGGCATCTCGGGGCTGAGTTCCCACTGTTTAGCCCCAGAGCGGAAGACGCAGAGTTGGGCACACATACCATTTTTTCCGCGGTAGACATTGATATCGGCAACGATGTAGCGATCCTCATCTTTGAGCCGCAGGATGCCTGTGGTGACGAAACCCATCAGGAACGGCATGTTGCTCTCGATTGTGTAGGGTGGGAGCCGCTGCACCGAGGGGCGTGGATCGCCGGCCTTGTAGACGAACAGATCTGCCGGGGGCTCCCAGTAGCAACTCTGGCTCGGGTTGGAGATGTCGAAGAGGACTTTTTTCTGCGGGTTGGAGATGTCAAAGAGGACGAGGTTGTTGTCGGTTGCCCGGAGGAAGGCATAGGCGGGCGGGGTGTCTAAGGCAATTGGAGGTCCCTCCGGCAAGTGGAGGTTGAGGCAGGAGATCCCTTTTTGNNNNNNNNNNCAACTGGGCCCCATCTCTCTAGACGTcgcccctccgacaaaacaaaggtccccccagttgcgaccaagttagaagacatgcagttgcatgcctgttgtgggacatgcaactgggcCCCATCTCTCTCGACACCGCTCCCTCCGATAAAACAAAGGTCCATCGGTTGCGACCAagctagaagacatgcagttgcgtgccttttgtgggacatgcaactgggcCCACATCTCTCTCGACGCCTCTTACTTAAAAAGTGTTTGCACCTCTTACTTAAAAACTATAcatgcaaaaaataaaaaagagaaaaaaatggtgAGAAAATGGATCAAGCAATGATATAAAAAGTACAAGCTGCTACAACCTAAAAATTCATTCTAGAAACAAGCATACATGACTAAGGACTAGAACATGATCTACAGGAAATGACAGGAACAAGCAACAAGCCTACATGGTTTTGAACATCAAAACCCTGAAAATCCTACAAAAATGTACACTCCACATTCCACATTCTACATTCTACATGGGTTCAGAAAAAATGAATCAAAAGAGCTTGACACGCTGGATAAAAATAATTCAATGTAAACAACTAGTTAAACTAGGGGCTCCCCTCTGCTTCAAAAACTAATATATTCTGTGAGATGAGTACAAACTAAAAAAATAAGGATCATacaatgaatttttttaaaaaacaaaGGCTGCTGATTTACTCCTGCGTTTTTAAACTCCTCTAGACATACATGCTAATGCCGCTTGACCTGCTCTCGCGGTAGCAAGGGCTCAGGCAAACTCTGCAAACCATCTCCTGTGCACATAAAAAAGCCGCCAAAACATAAATTTGTGCTAGTGAGACACATACGTATTCAGCTAATGGTTTTTAGTGCGATACTTGTATGCTTCTGAACAAAAAGGATTTCTAGACAATGGTCGTTTATCATTGGCGTCGCCCTTGATGGCGAAAAAAATATATTTACATTACGATGTGGAGATAAAGAAAAGATGAATCTATCAAGAGACCATAATATCTTGattcatacacacaaaaaatgaacatCTCACTGATTCATATGGTTTAAGCAAAAAAAGAAAACTGAAAAAACATGCTGCTGCTGGAAACTTAGTTGCAGTGATCATTATCATTTGATTCTACAAAAAAGAACTTTGAACATGCTACTAATTAAATAGGGTCTCAGCAAAAAAAAAACTGGCAAAAACAAGTAAACATGCTACTGATACATTCTACAGAGAAAAAAGCAGTATAATCTCTAGTGATACAATTCAGTAGTAATCTCTCTTTTTTACAAAAGAAAATATTTCAAAAAACATCCTACTGATTAGATAGGGGTTctgaaaaaacaaataaaagataCCCACTCCTACTGGTACATTCAGTGATAATCTCTCTTTCTTTAAAAAAAGACATGCTACTGAATAAATATGGTAATCTAAATAAACAAACAAAGGACTGAACCACCCTTAGTGATAACTTCAGCAAATACATATGAGGGGATTTGATTTAAGTAATATTCCTCAAACATGTTGACAAAAAAATTGTTTCTGCCAAAAATCATATTCTTCAAATGCTACTAACCTGGACTAAAATAAACAAACAAGGGACTGAACCTCTCCCTAGGTGATGGATCAGTAATAGATCTAGACGTCTGAAGTCCAAATTAGGGGATACGAGAGAATCCTTCTTAAGACCTTGACGTCTGAAGCAAGAAGCGTACAAACAAAAAATGGACTGACCACTGTATGCTTCAAGGCTACTAATCTGGACTCAAATCCCCTCATATATACGCACTACATTACCACCCCTAAAAAAAAGACAATTCTATGCTTCAAATCTGGACTTGATCCAAACAATGGAACACTAAAAATCCACTCGGATCTACTGCATCTCACCAACtaacaaacaaaaaggaaaaagaaaagatggaatTGCACTTACTCCATCAGCAGGGTCGCCCATCCTCTAGTTGGCTGTGGAGGAGCACAGCGATTTCTCTTCGATTCGCTTCAGAGATCTTTCAGATTTTCACAGAGAaaggatagagagagacagaggatgAAATGGACTGAAGACTGCCAATCCCCTCCTCTTAATACCTAGGGTGCCTATCCCTCTCCCCTCCTCTTAATTACCACGGGGCTGCCACTTCCTCTTCACCTGCCCCAGCCCGCAAAGAGAAACACGAGACGCTCACGCTAGAAAAATCGCTCCaacaaaaaaaacaagcaaaatgGGCCTGTCTGTGACGCACACAGGCCGAAACAAAGGCAAAAGCGGGCCAGCGTGAATCTACAAGCAACACGAGATCGAACGGCTGCACAGTAGTCTGAGTCGACTGATTTTTAGCAGCTCCGATAAACTTAACATTGACGCTGCTTTCTTTGGAGCAGTCATTCGCAATGATTGTGGCAGGCTATGGCAGGAGTAGCAGAGAAAAATTTGAATGCCTTAACTCTGACTACAGCAGAAGCACGAGCGCTTGAAAAACGACTGGTTTTAGAGCGACTCGCCCGGCCCGTGTTTTTTACCGCGGACCgcaacacacacaccctcccccctCAAGCAATATATCTACGGGTTCACGGGACAGATATGGGTCGAAACCCTATCCCCCGCCGCCGTGTCTCAACGCAATTCCCCACTCCATCCTCACATTTTTCGCCGCCGGTGAGCCCCCTTCCGCCTCCAACcaccatgtggggccgcatgtggagctccggtaggggcggcgacctcgagcgtgAGGGGCCTGTCCGCTCGGATGGCGCGAGGAAGCGTGCGGCGAGGAAGTGGTCGAACAAGGGCCTCGAGCCGCCGCCGACGCTCCTCCGTCACGAGACGAAGGAGTACGACCGTCGACACGGGCATGCGCCCTCCTCGGCCGCGGGCTCGTCATCCGCCGCGAGATCTTCCCACGCCGCGAGCTCTTCTTCTTCCGTCATGAGTcttctccccgtgaagagggagtggtcggaggagccggaggagatcGAGCTCGTCGTCGTCAAGCAGGAGCCGGAGGAGATTGAGCTCGTCACCGTCAAGCAGGAGCCGGAGGAGATCGAGCTCGTCGTCGTCAAGCAGGAGCGGGAGGAGATTGAGCTCGTCACCGTCAAGCAGGAGCCGGAGGAGATCGAGCGCCGAGGGGTCGTCGGGCCCAAAGATTTCGTGCCCGATGTCGACGCGGTCGCGGCCGCCATTGCCGAACGGAGCTTGCCCGCGGAGGCGGAGTGCCGGCGCCACGACGAGGAGCTCGAAGACCTCATCCTCAAGCAGGCAATCGCGGCCAACCTTGCCGTGAAGGACAAGGACGACGAGTGGCGGCGCATCCGCGAGGAGCAGAGGCAGAAGTGCATCAATCccgtcagctccgacgaggaggactgAGCTCCTCCACCGCGTCGTCCTCGGCCGCGAGCTCGTCTATTTTGGTACATCGACCTCGGCCTCGCCACCGCGAGATCCCCACCCCCCTCTAGTAGTAGTAGAAGAATGTAGAATGTATGGTCTTGTAGTATGTGATGAATTAGTGTATGATcatgtagtatgtgatgaactagTGTGGTTGTATTTTCTTCCACGAAAGTTTTTTTCAAATTATACAGTTTCATATACGGGTTCTACTCTGCTGCACACGATTTCGACCCGCAAAACAGTTCTTCGTCGAACTGTAAACACCTTATGCGGGTCGCGgttttaaggggtctgctagagatgctcttagtggACCAACTAGGATGCTATCAAGTAATCGTCGAATCAGATTATATGGTACACATCCAAATATGTAATATGGTGTGAGAGAGGTCTTGACTCCATATGGGGCAATTCTGGCGGAATGTTTCATGACGGCACAGAggatatgcatggaaagtatttctTTCCAACATTGTCCAAGGGATGAAAATAAGGTGGCTTAATTATACTATTGCAAGGCATGTTGTTGACTGAAATGGTgttttagtttgaaatggagatcCTCCCGGCTTTATCATGCCTTTTGTAACTATCTCAATCTCGCAATAAAGAGCCACGAGGCATTCCCCTTTAAAAAAAGACTGGAGGCAACAGACAAGAGCAACCACCAGAAAGACATTAATTCTAGAGTTTGTCGGTGTTCTAGCCCGGCCTCCGCTTTCAACTTGACAATTTCGCCTCTCCTTGATCCTCGAGAGTTTGTCGAGGCTATTTCTAGATCATTTTTGGAGGTATTTCGCCATGCTTTGCGATTTCATTCgtggtttttttctttttcttttttttgcgggtaattCGTGTTGTTGTAGTGGCTGCTGCATTTTCCGTGCCGTAGCGCGTGTGCGAGCCGTGAGCTTTGGGTTTGATGGATCGGCGCATCACGTCCACATACGCGTTGAGGAAGCACAGCAGCCGTCCCTATGAACTATCGTGCCAGCCGTGGCAGCGGAGACTTCGAGTCCCTGTGGCCGACATTATCTTCTCGCCCAAGCCGCTACCGATCTCATATCTCCATTCTGGAGCGATTTCGATGCTGACAAAAGACGAGGACGTACTTGGTCCAACATTTCGgtgccggagagagagagagagagagagagagtcgtcGTGCATCCGCGTGCACCGGTCGATGATGTTTGTCTGTAGCTGCATATCCATCGCATCAGCCAGACAAGGCCTGGTTCATTTAAGCACGAGTGGAAACTGCTGACTTTACGCACGCTACCCGTTCTTCTACTGTGATCCTCGAGAAAAAGAAAGTTCTTGTACTGTGACGATGGTTAACTGCTCGTTTATGGAGGGTGTATATTTGGTAACTTAATTACCTTTTTTAAGATGCTTCATTACATGGTTACACAAGGATTGGTCACTTTGTTTTTCAACTAAGAGCATCTACGACCAGA
Above is a window of Triticum dicoccoides isolate Atlit2015 ecotype Zavitan chromosome 5B, WEW_v2.0, whole genome shotgun sequence DNA encoding:
- the LOC119312270 gene encoding uncharacterized protein LOC119312270, coding for MPFLMGFVTTGILRLKDEDRYIVADINVYRGKNGMCAQLCVFRSGAKQWELSPEMPAPQPQDQSNGGQFPNLWSTDNLLAFAGRFLCCIDYMSGVLLCDFAIQDLSPVLRFVPFPGRNDFSDEERVERRFPDRFRSVSISQGMLCFVHIDNDFHGPPPARKSRGQQKRPTQEITVWTLDSNKFEWKLHHVINLDSLWAQPGYLDLHIDQRLPEFPTISLDDPNVLCCLLTEEEFDGDGWNIMVGNNAHLLSCVSLGAEHRHNHLPDTSPLPTVFCKYLERPTGGLVSNARIFTIWALRVHAERYHIREDVTYFSSILVCLANSLC